One Mugil cephalus isolate CIBA_MC_2020 chromosome 22, CIBA_Mcephalus_1.1, whole genome shotgun sequence genomic window carries:
- the LOC125000448 gene encoding neuronal cell adhesion molecule-like isoform X1 has product MDRNRKWVPGFGAVLFIFMSHMTSALEVPLDPKVLEGLPQPPTITVQSPKFYVFDPRDNIVIHCEAKGKPQPRFSWTRNGTHFDVEKDPNVLIMPGVGTLVIEIRGEMSETYEGTYQCIAHNEHGTALSNNIVVRQSRSPLWSKERNVAIVVQMGFSLVLQCRPPAGLPPPVIFWMDSTFRRLTQDKRISQALNGDLYISNTLPEDTRNDYICFARFPSTQTIQQKQPVSVTVLESNPEGERPPGFMTPLGATSTKMVLRGDTLNLECIAEGLPTPDITWQKEGGELPSSRTSINNFQKLLKISDVSEADAGDYRCTASNSLGSAHHIIKVTVKAAPFWISAPRNLILAPNETGMLTCRVGGEPKPQIEWFINGAPLANAPMDISRKVDSDTVIFSNVQSGSSAVYQCNASNEFGYLMANAFVSVLAEPPRVLTPSNYEYQVISNNPALLHCASFGSPIPTITWFKDSHTSINNDDSYVIHENGTLEILVAQPLNSGKYTCIATNNLGIKENHVYLRVKEPTRIIKQPEYREVQKGMSTGFECTVKHDSSLVPTMTWLKDNRELPDDKRFKVTKDGLTIKDVTDKDEGTYTCIVNTTLDQDSASAVLSIVEATPTPAIVYEQPDPPTDLELTDQAERSVQLTWTPGDEHNSPTQKFLIQYEDLLHEPRVWNNLTEVPGTSTTVQLHLSPYVYYSFRVLAMNQVGYSQPSQPSHQYRTNPAAPDVNPSDVQAVGTEPGNLVISWTPLTGFQSNGPGLEYRVQWKQKDADEGWSSQKVANVSHFIVSGTPIYVPYEIKVQALNDYGSGPEPEPVTGFSGEGLPLSAPDNVHVTVHNGTLAEVHWEPVSLPSVQGKLQGYKVYYYRKRGLHEEEQEAHQLEENVLSFSGNRSEGRLPGLQPYSVYNLFIRVLNNKGEGPPSPGKTFETPEGVPGPPSFLNAVNPSLDTLTLEWGPPLNNNGRLAGYTLKYQPVNTTSELGPVKVMTFQANETTTTLGNLNASMLYRFNLSARTIKGSGPIIVQEAFTAMDTVHIQPTVEAGKGPTEPSHPTPPITQSLHSPFHKAPPVGPVFGTVNTSVSEEGAVISWEYFGHHKNVYVEYIVENSKEDWKKELVNGSHSHMIKGLKPGTSYRVRVVARDAADSTVHSTDEVLVAVPAVPSRQVDIATQGWFIGLMCAIALLILVLLIVCFIKRNKGGKYPVKEKEDAHQDPEIQPMKEDDGTFGEYRSMESDTEDHKPLKGSRTPSNGTVRRDESDDSLVDYGEGGDGQFNEDGSFIGQYSGKKEKDTHEGNESSEAPSPVNAMNSFV; this is encoded by the exons ATGGACAGGAATAGGAAGTGGGTGCCAGGCTTCGGGGCTGTGCTATTCATCTTCATGAGCCACATGACATCAGCGCTCGAAGTGCCCCTTGATC caaaagtacTGGAAGGAT TGCCCCAACCCCCCACTATAACAGTACAGTCCCCGAAGTTTTACGTCTTCGATCCACGGGATAACATCGTCATCCACTGCGAGGCCAAGGGGAAGCCTCAACCCAG GTTTTCATGGACGAGAAATGGGACCCACTTTGACGTGGAGAAGGACCCCAATGTCCTAATAATGCCTGGTGTGGGAACTCTGGTCATTGAAATCAGAGGGGAAATGTCTGAGACCTACGAGGGAACGTACCAGTGCATAGCTCACAATGAGCATGGCACTGCCTTGTCTAATAACATTGTCGTCAGGCAGTCCA GGTCCCCCTTATGGTCGAAGGAGAGAAATGTGGCTATTGTGGTGCAGATGGGGTTCTCCCTCGTGCTGCAGTGCCGGCCACCTGCCGGGCTGCCCCCTCCTGTCATCTTCTGGATGGATAGCA CTTTTCGCAGGCTGACTCAGGATAAACGAATATCCCAGGCGTTGAACGGAGACTTGTACATTTCCAACACTCTTCCAGAAGACACCAGGAATGACTACATTTGCTTTGCTCGCTTCCCCAGTACACAGACCATCCAGCAGAAGCAGCCTGTGTCAGTCACTGTCCTAGAGA GCAATCCAGAGGGGGAGCGTCCACCTGGTTTTATGACGCCCCTTGGCGCCACCAGCACCAAGATGGTCCTGAGGGGGGACACTCTGAATCTAGAATGCATCGCTGAGGGCTT GCCCACTCCAGATATCACCTGGCAGAAGGAAGGGGGTGAGCTGCCGAGCAGCAGGACGTCCATCAACAACTTCCAGAAACTGCTCAAGATTTCTGATGTGAGCGAAGCCGACGCCGGCGACTACCGCTGTACAGCCTCGAACAGCCTAGGCAGTGCACACCACATCATCAAGGTCACTGTCAAAG CCGCTCCCTTTTGGATCAGCGCTCCCAGGAACCTGATCCTCGCTCCAAATGAAACGGGAATGTTGACCTGTCGAGTAGGTGGAGAACCCAAACCTCAGATTGAGTGGTTTATCAACGGAGCTCCCTTAGCAA ATGCTCCAATGGATATCAGCCGCAAGGTGGACAGCGACACCGTGATCTTCAGCAATGTGCAGTCAGGATCCAGTGCCGTCTATCAATGTAATGCATCCAATGAGTTCGGCTACTTGATGGCCAATGCATTTGTCAGCGTTCTTG CCGAACCACCAAGGGTTCTAACTCCATCCAACTACGAGTACCAGGTCATCTCTAACAACCCTGCATTACTTCACTGTGCCTCCTTTGGTTCACCAATACCAACCATCACGTG GTTCAAAGACAGCCACACCAGCATTAACAATGATGACTCATATGTGATCCATGAGAACGGCACACTGGAAATCCTTGTGGCCCAGCCACTAAATAGCGGAAAGTACACTTGCATTGCAACCAACAACCTCGGGATCAAGGAGAACCACGTCTACCTGCGGGTTAAAG AGCCTACTCGTATCATAAAGCAGCCAGAGTACAGGGAGGTGCAGAAAGGAATGAGCACTGGGTTTGAGTGCACAGTCAAACATGACTCTTCCCTGGTTCCCACCATGACCTGGCTCAAGGACAATAGAGAACTGCCAGACGACAAGAG GTTCAAGGTGACCAAGGACGGCCTGACCATCAAAGATGTGACGGATAAAGATGAGGGCACTTACACCTGCATCGTGAACACAACTCTTGATCAAGACTCAGCCAGTGCTGTGCTGAGCATTGTTG AGGCGACTCCTACTCCAGCCATTGTCTacg agcaACCTGACCCTCCGACCGATCTGGAGCTGACTGATCAGGCGGAAAGGAGCGTCCAGCTCACTTGGACTCCTGGAGATGAACACAACAGTCCCACACAAA AGTTTTTGATCCAATACGAGGATCTGCTCCACGAGCCACGAGTTTGGAACAACCTGACCGAAGTTCCTGGCACGAGCACCACAGTGCAGTTACACCTCTCTCCGTACGTCTATTACTCTTTCAGAGTGCTGGCCATGAATCAGGTGGGCTACAGCCAGCCCAGCCAGCCCTCACACCAGTACAGAACCAACCCTGCAG ctCCTGATGTAAATCCATCAGATGTCCAGGCAGTGGGAACAGAGCCTGGCAACTTGGTCATCTCCTGGACA CCATTGACAGGATTCCAATCTAACGGTCCCGGTCTGGAGTATAGAGTGCAGTGGAAACAGAAGGACGCAGACGAGGGCTGGTCGTCCCAGAAAGTGGCCAACGTTTCTCACTTCATCGTGTCTGGAACTCCGATTTACGTGCCCTATGAAATTAAAGTTCAGGCCCTGAATGATTACGGCAGTGGCCCTGAACCTGAACCGGTGACTGGCTTCTCTGGAGAGGGCT TGCCTTTGTCTGCTCCTGATAACGTGCACGTCACAGTTCACAACGGCACACTCGCAGAGGTGCACTGGGAGCCAGTATCTTTGCCCTCGGTTCAAGGAAAACTTCAGGGGTACAAG GTTTACTACTATCGCAAGCGTGGCTTGCACGAGGAGGAGCAAGAGGCACATCAACTGGAGGAGAACGTTTTGTCTTTCAGTGGGAACCGTAGCGAGGGACGCCTGCCAGGCCTCCAGCCCTATAGCGTCTACAACCTCTTCATCAGAGTCCTCAATAACAAAGGAGAGGGGCCTCCCAGCCCCGGCAAGACATTTGAGACACCTGAGGGAG TACCGGggcctccttcttttctcaacGCGGTCAACCCTAGTTTGGACACTCTCACTCTGGAATGGGGCCCGCCACTGAACAACAATGGCCGCCTTGCTGGTTACACACTCAAATACCAACCAG TCAACACTACCAGTGAACTGGGACCAGTCAAGGTTATGACCTTTCAAGCCAATGAGACCACCACTACCCTGGGCAACCTGAACGCGAGCATGCTCTACAGGTTTAATTTAAGTGCAAGGACAATCAAGGGCTCTGGACCCATCATTGTACAAGAGGCTTTCACAGCCATGGACACAG TTCATATTCAGCCCACTGTAGAGGCGGGCAAAG GCCCCACAGAGCCCTCTCACCCAACTCCCCCCATCACTCAGTCTCTGCATTCCCCGTTTCACAAGG CGCCTCCTGTAGGCCCTGTGTTTGGCACAGTTAACACGTCTGTATCAGAAGAGGGTGCAGTGATCAGTTGGGAATACTTTGGACACCATAAGAATGTATATGTGGAATATATTGTAGAAAACA GTAAAGAAGACTGGAAAAAGGAGTTGGTAAACGGTTCGCACTCGCATATGATTAAAGGTTTAAAGCCAGGGACGTCCTATAGGGTGCGCGTGGTAGCTAGAGACGCGGCTGACTCGACAGTTCACAGCACAGACGAGGTGCTGGTTGCAGTTCCAG CTGTACCCAGCAGGCAGGTTGACATCGCCACCCAGGGCTGGTTTATTGGACTGATGTGCGCCATTGCCCTCCTCATCTTGGTGCTTCTCATAGTGTGCTTCATCAAGAGAAACAAGGGTGGCAAATACCCAG tgaaagagaaagaagatgcTCACCAAGACCCCGAGATCCAGCCAATGAAAGAGGACGATGGGACATTTGGAGAGTACAG GTCAATGGAGAG TGACACAGAGGACCACAAGCCGCTGAAAGGCAGCCGGACGCCGTCCAATGGGACGGTGCGCCGCGATGAGAGCGACGACAGCCTGGTGGACTACGGGGAGGGCGGGGACGGACAGTTCAACGAGGACGGCTCCTTCATCGGCCAGTACAGCggcaagaaagagaaagacacgCACGAAGGCAACGAGAGTTCAGAGGCCCCGTCGCCGGTCAACGCCATGAACTCGTTTGTCTAA
- the LOC125000448 gene encoding neuronal cell adhesion molecule-like isoform X3, translating into MDRNRKWVPGFGAVLFIFMSHMTSALEVPLDPKVLEGLPQPPTITVQSPKFYVFDPRDNIVIHCEAKGKPQPRFSWTRNGTHFDVEKDPNVLIMPGVGTLVIEIRGEMSETYEGTYQCIAHNEHGTALSNNIVVRQSRSPLWSKERNVAIVVQMGFSLVLQCRPPAGLPPPVIFWMDSTFRRLTQDKRISQALNGDLYISNTLPEDTRNDYICFARFPSTQTIQQKQPVSVTVLESNPEGERPPGFMTPLGATSTKMVLRGDTLNLECIAEGLPTPDITWQKEGGELPSSRTSINNFQKLLKISDVSEADAGDYRCTASNSLGSAHHIIKVTVKAAPFWISAPRNLILAPNETGMLTCRVGGEPKPQIEWFINGAPLANAPMDISRKVDSDTVIFSNVQSGSSAVYQCNASNEFGYLMANAFVSVLAEPPRVLTPSNYEYQVISNNPALLHCASFGSPIPTITWFKDSHTSINNDDSYVIHENGTLEILVAQPLNSGKYTCIATNNLGIKENHVYLRVKEPTRIIKQPEYREVQKGMSTGFECTVKHDSSLVPTMTWLKDNRELPDDKRFKVTKDGLTIKDVTDKDEGTYTCIVNTTLDQDSASAVLSIVEQPDPPTDLELTDQAERSVQLTWTPGDEHNSPTQKFLIQYEDLLHEPRVWNNLTEVPGTSTTVQLHLSPYVYYSFRVLAMNQVGYSQPSQPSHQYRTNPAAPDVNPSDVQAVGTEPGNLVISWTPLTGFQSNGPGLEYRVQWKQKDADEGWSSQKVANVSHFIVSGTPIYVPYEIKVQALNDYGSGPEPEPVTGFSGEGLPLSAPDNVHVTVHNGTLAEVHWEPVSLPSVQGKLQGYKVYYYRKRGLHEEEQEAHQLEENVLSFSGNRSEGRLPGLQPYSVYNLFIRVLNNKGEGPPSPGKTFETPEGVPGPPSFLNAVNPSLDTLTLEWGPPLNNNGRLAGYTLKYQPVNTTSELGPVKVMTFQANETTTTLGNLNASMLYRFNLSARTIKGSGPIIVQEAFTAMDTVHIQPTVEAGKAPPVGPVFGTVNTSVSEEGAVISWEYFGHHKNVYVEYIVENSKEDWKKELVNGSHSHMIKGLKPGTSYRVRVVARDAADSTVHSTDEVLVAVPAVPSRQVDIATQGWFIGLMCAIALLILVLLIVCFIKRNKGGKYPVKEKEDAHQDPEIQPMKEDDGTFGEYSDTEDHKPLKGSRTPSNGTVRRDESDDSLVDYGEGGDGQFNEDGSFIGQYSGKKEKDTHEGNESSEAPSPVNAMNSFV; encoded by the exons ATGGACAGGAATAGGAAGTGGGTGCCAGGCTTCGGGGCTGTGCTATTCATCTTCATGAGCCACATGACATCAGCGCTCGAAGTGCCCCTTGATC caaaagtacTGGAAGGAT TGCCCCAACCCCCCACTATAACAGTACAGTCCCCGAAGTTTTACGTCTTCGATCCACGGGATAACATCGTCATCCACTGCGAGGCCAAGGGGAAGCCTCAACCCAG GTTTTCATGGACGAGAAATGGGACCCACTTTGACGTGGAGAAGGACCCCAATGTCCTAATAATGCCTGGTGTGGGAACTCTGGTCATTGAAATCAGAGGGGAAATGTCTGAGACCTACGAGGGAACGTACCAGTGCATAGCTCACAATGAGCATGGCACTGCCTTGTCTAATAACATTGTCGTCAGGCAGTCCA GGTCCCCCTTATGGTCGAAGGAGAGAAATGTGGCTATTGTGGTGCAGATGGGGTTCTCCCTCGTGCTGCAGTGCCGGCCACCTGCCGGGCTGCCCCCTCCTGTCATCTTCTGGATGGATAGCA CTTTTCGCAGGCTGACTCAGGATAAACGAATATCCCAGGCGTTGAACGGAGACTTGTACATTTCCAACACTCTTCCAGAAGACACCAGGAATGACTACATTTGCTTTGCTCGCTTCCCCAGTACACAGACCATCCAGCAGAAGCAGCCTGTGTCAGTCACTGTCCTAGAGA GCAATCCAGAGGGGGAGCGTCCACCTGGTTTTATGACGCCCCTTGGCGCCACCAGCACCAAGATGGTCCTGAGGGGGGACACTCTGAATCTAGAATGCATCGCTGAGGGCTT GCCCACTCCAGATATCACCTGGCAGAAGGAAGGGGGTGAGCTGCCGAGCAGCAGGACGTCCATCAACAACTTCCAGAAACTGCTCAAGATTTCTGATGTGAGCGAAGCCGACGCCGGCGACTACCGCTGTACAGCCTCGAACAGCCTAGGCAGTGCACACCACATCATCAAGGTCACTGTCAAAG CCGCTCCCTTTTGGATCAGCGCTCCCAGGAACCTGATCCTCGCTCCAAATGAAACGGGAATGTTGACCTGTCGAGTAGGTGGAGAACCCAAACCTCAGATTGAGTGGTTTATCAACGGAGCTCCCTTAGCAA ATGCTCCAATGGATATCAGCCGCAAGGTGGACAGCGACACCGTGATCTTCAGCAATGTGCAGTCAGGATCCAGTGCCGTCTATCAATGTAATGCATCCAATGAGTTCGGCTACTTGATGGCCAATGCATTTGTCAGCGTTCTTG CCGAACCACCAAGGGTTCTAACTCCATCCAACTACGAGTACCAGGTCATCTCTAACAACCCTGCATTACTTCACTGTGCCTCCTTTGGTTCACCAATACCAACCATCACGTG GTTCAAAGACAGCCACACCAGCATTAACAATGATGACTCATATGTGATCCATGAGAACGGCACACTGGAAATCCTTGTGGCCCAGCCACTAAATAGCGGAAAGTACACTTGCATTGCAACCAACAACCTCGGGATCAAGGAGAACCACGTCTACCTGCGGGTTAAAG AGCCTACTCGTATCATAAAGCAGCCAGAGTACAGGGAGGTGCAGAAAGGAATGAGCACTGGGTTTGAGTGCACAGTCAAACATGACTCTTCCCTGGTTCCCACCATGACCTGGCTCAAGGACAATAGAGAACTGCCAGACGACAAGAG GTTCAAGGTGACCAAGGACGGCCTGACCATCAAAGATGTGACGGATAAAGATGAGGGCACTTACACCTGCATCGTGAACACAACTCTTGATCAAGACTCAGCCAGTGCTGTGCTGAGCATTGTTG agcaACCTGACCCTCCGACCGATCTGGAGCTGACTGATCAGGCGGAAAGGAGCGTCCAGCTCACTTGGACTCCTGGAGATGAACACAACAGTCCCACACAAA AGTTTTTGATCCAATACGAGGATCTGCTCCACGAGCCACGAGTTTGGAACAACCTGACCGAAGTTCCTGGCACGAGCACCACAGTGCAGTTACACCTCTCTCCGTACGTCTATTACTCTTTCAGAGTGCTGGCCATGAATCAGGTGGGCTACAGCCAGCCCAGCCAGCCCTCACACCAGTACAGAACCAACCCTGCAG ctCCTGATGTAAATCCATCAGATGTCCAGGCAGTGGGAACAGAGCCTGGCAACTTGGTCATCTCCTGGACA CCATTGACAGGATTCCAATCTAACGGTCCCGGTCTGGAGTATAGAGTGCAGTGGAAACAGAAGGACGCAGACGAGGGCTGGTCGTCCCAGAAAGTGGCCAACGTTTCTCACTTCATCGTGTCTGGAACTCCGATTTACGTGCCCTATGAAATTAAAGTTCAGGCCCTGAATGATTACGGCAGTGGCCCTGAACCTGAACCGGTGACTGGCTTCTCTGGAGAGGGCT TGCCTTTGTCTGCTCCTGATAACGTGCACGTCACAGTTCACAACGGCACACTCGCAGAGGTGCACTGGGAGCCAGTATCTTTGCCCTCGGTTCAAGGAAAACTTCAGGGGTACAAG GTTTACTACTATCGCAAGCGTGGCTTGCACGAGGAGGAGCAAGAGGCACATCAACTGGAGGAGAACGTTTTGTCTTTCAGTGGGAACCGTAGCGAGGGACGCCTGCCAGGCCTCCAGCCCTATAGCGTCTACAACCTCTTCATCAGAGTCCTCAATAACAAAGGAGAGGGGCCTCCCAGCCCCGGCAAGACATTTGAGACACCTGAGGGAG TACCGGggcctccttcttttctcaacGCGGTCAACCCTAGTTTGGACACTCTCACTCTGGAATGGGGCCCGCCACTGAACAACAATGGCCGCCTTGCTGGTTACACACTCAAATACCAACCAG TCAACACTACCAGTGAACTGGGACCAGTCAAGGTTATGACCTTTCAAGCCAATGAGACCACCACTACCCTGGGCAACCTGAACGCGAGCATGCTCTACAGGTTTAATTTAAGTGCAAGGACAATCAAGGGCTCTGGACCCATCATTGTACAAGAGGCTTTCACAGCCATGGACACAG TTCATATTCAGCCCACTGTAGAGGCGGGCAAAG CGCCTCCTGTAGGCCCTGTGTTTGGCACAGTTAACACGTCTGTATCAGAAGAGGGTGCAGTGATCAGTTGGGAATACTTTGGACACCATAAGAATGTATATGTGGAATATATTGTAGAAAACA GTAAAGAAGACTGGAAAAAGGAGTTGGTAAACGGTTCGCACTCGCATATGATTAAAGGTTTAAAGCCAGGGACGTCCTATAGGGTGCGCGTGGTAGCTAGAGACGCGGCTGACTCGACAGTTCACAGCACAGACGAGGTGCTGGTTGCAGTTCCAG CTGTACCCAGCAGGCAGGTTGACATCGCCACCCAGGGCTGGTTTATTGGACTGATGTGCGCCATTGCCCTCCTCATCTTGGTGCTTCTCATAGTGTGCTTCATCAAGAGAAACAAGGGTGGCAAATACCCAG tgaaagagaaagaagatgcTCACCAAGACCCCGAGATCCAGCCAATGAAAGAGGACGATGGGACATTTGGAGAGTACAG TGACACAGAGGACCACAAGCCGCTGAAAGGCAGCCGGACGCCGTCCAATGGGACGGTGCGCCGCGATGAGAGCGACGACAGCCTGGTGGACTACGGGGAGGGCGGGGACGGACAGTTCAACGAGGACGGCTCCTTCATCGGCCAGTACAGCggcaagaaagagaaagacacgCACGAAGGCAACGAGAGTTCAGAGGCCCCGTCGCCGGTCAACGCCATGAACTCGTTTGTCTAA